The Caenorhabditis elegans chromosome II genome has a segment encoding these proteins:
- the Y38E10A.35 gene encoding uncharacterized protein (Partially confirmed by transcript evidence) yields the protein MIYFVFVIMLIKATTTTPPMAWNFECTYPMMSTQQASYNTLKHYDNFALKPILFGGNDSTADYSGETWRDPCYHRFYAQNATYVIYWQVENDFCSTCSSGRGYNSFGLELQDFIPRNWDTTNVVRQISILRQFCIEADTFCRQ from the exons ATGatctattttgtttttgtaattatGCTCATAAAG GCTACAACCACCACCCCGCCTATGGCTTGGAATTTTGAGTGCACGTATCCAATGATGTCAACACAGCAAGCTTCGTACAACACATTAAAGCATTACGACAATTTTGCATTG aagccGATTCTTTTTGGCGGCAACGATTCTACTGCTGACTATTCTGGAGAGACATGGAGAGACCCGTGCTATCATCGATTTTATGCACAGAATGCAACATATGTGATTTACTGGCAGGTCGAAAACGAT ttttgttcTACTTGTTCCAGTGGTCGAG GCTACAACTCCTTTGGCTTGGAACTTCAGGACTTTATTCCCAGGAATTGGGACACAACAAACGTGGTAcgacaaatttcaatattacgACAATTTTGCATTG aaGCCGATACTTTTTGCCGGCAATGA
- the Y38E10A.2 gene encoding Cellulase (Confirmed by transcript evidence) gives MAWNFKTEFPGISSQISWYNAMKLYNNYALKPILFAGNDSTADYSGETWRDACYHRFYAQPDALYVAYWLVENDMYCEVLRKITPRIPVIPSFEVQYLTRVESLGDGCAI, from the exons ATGGCTTGGAACTTTAAGACTGAATTTCCAGGAATATCGTCACAAATAAGCTGGTACAACGCAATGAAACTATACAATAATTATGCATTG aagccAATTCTTTTTGCCGGCAATGATTCCACTGCGGACTATTCTGGAGAAACATGGAGAGATGCATGCTATCATCGATTTTATGCGCAGCCAGATGCATTATATGTAGCTTACTGGCTGGTCGAGAACGAT ATGTATTGTGAAGTTTTGCGTAAAATCACTCCTCGAATTCCTGTAATCCCGTCCTTCGAAGTTCAATATTTAACAAGAGTCGAGTCACTTGGCGATGGTTGTGCTATttag
- the Y38E10A.3 gene encoding Intraflagellar transport protein 81 homolog (Confirmed by transcript evidence) yields MSEELEYLKVLLYASQVEAQKLRKQKEEKDALLKTFQVKLEVEALGNLPAQRNLSEDISKREIQSLKKQVTVLKEEIGLEGSKLAIANAVQEQLKTDLADEKEKCRFTREVTKLYQMNIQLDQPSRDQVADYLQFEIRTVKEVLRQKEEELEKLMAENKYNYFENCAEKCRIQEETSAARREADLLRDEMKTLVKNMNAKSEELLGQLRDSTEKCEEMEIDCNIQLLELQKRHELLNYYASLG; encoded by the coding sequence atgtccgaagAGCTCGAGTATCTCAAAGTACTATTGTATGCTTCTCAAGTCGAGGCTCAGAAGCTTCGCAAGCAAAAAGAAGAGAAGGATGCTTTGCTAAAGACGTTCCAAGTGAAGCTGGAAGTCGAAGCGCTCGGTAACTTGCCAGCCCAGCGCAATCTTTCGGAAGACATTTCTAAGCGTGAAATTCAGAGTTTGAAGAAGCAAGTTACAGTtttaaaagaagaaattgGACTGGAAGGGAGCAAACTGGCAATCGCGAATGCAGTTCAAGAGCAGTTAAAAACCGATTTGGCAGATGAGAAGGAAAAATGTCGTTTTACAAGAGAAGTCACGAAGCTCTATCAAATGAACATCCAGCTCGACCAACCATCTCGGGATCAAGTCGCGGATTATCTTCAATTCGAAATTCGAACTGTCAAGGAAGTTTTGAGACAAAAGGAAGAAGAACTGGAAAAACTGATGGctgaaaacaaatataattattttgaaaattgtgctGAAAAGTGCCGAATTCAAGAAGAAACGAGTGCTGCAAGAAGAGAAGCTGATCTACTTCGCGATGAAATGAAGACGCTTGTGAAGAATATGAACGCCAAGAGCGAAGAATTGCTCGGACAATTGCGAGACTctactgaaaaatgtgaagagaTGGAGATTGATTGTAACATCCAACTGTTGGAGCTTCAGAAAAGACATGAATTATTGAATTACTACGCATCGCTcggataa
- the clec-8 gene encoding C-type LECtin (Confirmed by transcript evidence), producing MQLLFQSIFLILLFSHAQLSPVCSNGYTLVNNNKCLRLFKTPETHKTAELTCLKNGGATLANIKSSIDNRAITIFVGGASNSIWIGLFCTKSSAKECFWDDDSGSADQFQNFKSGFPLVEKGRCVYSSQVAFDRGQWSSGDCEKESRAFVCELPVTNEDQCQKNYNGYCYFDFAPLPFVSAQKICKENCGIIASILSPMENRYINANFYTYSALLIGATWSYNSSYTWFDGSSWSYHNIDHTARRGGVCLAMSTGTGSMVPTGSWYPVDCKASNSFLCKRPAGTSCPWVEPETPPTPVIPSMCNSSMIMAPGTISSPAYPGYYDNNMYCSYLLSTTGAYNILLKFTDFSTNLNLDYVTVYDGETTSSPMLGSFSGFNETPINLVSTGNTMLVTFRSGNSEDSNIRYGFSATFSKFVQML from the exons ATGCAGCTActatttcaatcaatttttctcattttattattttcgcATGCACAACTATCACCAGTATGCTCTAATGGCTATACACTGGTGAATAATAATAAGTGCCTTCGACTTTTTAAGACTCCAGAAACACACAAGACTGCCGAGCTTACGTGTCTGAAAAATGGTGGTGCTACTTTGGCCAATATTAAAAGTTCtata gaCAATCGCGCAATCACAATCTTCGTTGGTGGGGCTTCCAACTCTATTTGGATAGGGCTCTTTTGCACAAAGAGCTCCGCTAAGGAATGCTTCTGGGATGATGATAGCGGGTCAGCCGAccagtttcaaaactttaagagcg GGTTCCCATTGGTGGAGAAAGGAAGATGTGTATACAGTAGCCAAGTGGCTTTCGATAGGGGACAGTGGTCCAGTGGAGATTGTGAAAAAGAGTCAAGGGCGTTTGTATGTGAGCTTCCGGTAACGAATGAAG ACCAATGCCAAAAGAACTACAACGGCTATTGCTACTTCGATTTCGCGCCACTTCCATTTGTATCCGCACAGAAGATCTGCAAAGAGAACTGTGGAATCATTGCTTCAATCCTTTCACCCATGGAGAACAGATACATCAATGCAAACTTCTACACTTATTCTGCACTCTTGATAGGTGCCACTTGGAGCTATAACAGCTCTTACACCTGGTTTGACGGATCGTCATGGAGTTATCACAATATAGACCATACAGCTCGACGAGGTGGGGTTTGTCTTGCCATGTCTACCGGAACTGGTAGTATGGTCCCCACCGGTTCCTGGTACCCAGTTGATTGTAAAGCAAGTAATAGCTTCCTGTGCAAGCGGCCTGCAGGAACATCCTGTCCTTGGGTGGAACCGGAGACCCCGCCAACTCCTGTTATTCCATCAATGTGCAATAGCTCTATGATCATGGCACCTGGGACCATCTCCTCACCGGCATACCCTGGCTACTACGACAATAACATGTACTGTAGCTATCTACTATCTACAACAGGAGCCTATAACATCCTTCTGAAGTTCACCGATTTCTCTACGAATCTGAATTTGGATTATGTGACGGTGTACGATGGGGAGACGACTAGCAGTCCGATGCTTGGATCGTTCAGCGGATTCAACGAAACTCCGATCAATCTAGTGTCGACTGGGAACACGATGCTGGTGACATTCCGATCGGGAAATTCTGAGGATTCAAATATTCGCTATGGGTTTAGTgccactttttcgaaatttgttcaaatgctctaa
- the Y38E10A.1 gene encoding uncharacterized protein (Predicted) has protein sequence MIYPFILLSLTSIAEANYFFSTSCDPNLETTTTEVAETSTTPYHPMAWDFKDFTHSLTQEQSFNELMYLTTNGLVNNICTG, from the exons ATGATCTATCCTTTCATTCTCCTGTCACTTACTTCCATTGCCGAAGCAAATTATTTT TTCTCAACTAGTTGTGATCCTAATCTCGAAACCACCACAACGGAAGTGGCTGAAACCTCTACTA ctCCCTACCACCCAATGGCATGGGATTTCAAAGATTTCACTCATAGTTTAACCCAAGAACAATCGTTCAACGAACTTATGTATCTCACTACAAACGGACTGGTGAATAACATATGTACAGGGTGA
- the clec-4 gene encoding C-type LECtin (Confirmed by transcript evidence): MQFYSVLLLVSLLLLLTISEASYPPVCTSGFTLINGKCLRIFVDVSTHTAAEKTCKGYGATLVTVKNSIDNRAIADFTGNNANLFWMGLYCFDSDVSKCLWDDATGSAEVYDNFAAGFPHIALGNCVYYSVQGALAGMWLSSDCNDRRSFICELPASHADPCPYNYNGFCYTFHNTASTYTKGQKICEQECGNLASIHSANENRYIMTFGGRATKEDLLLGGMWPADDVYNWVDGSLWEYENFDPINVRDSVCVIMSNGDSRPIALGMWYSGECKNEYSVVCKRPAGIQCPPNPTIVPVTPMPAVQSFCNSSVMAPSEITSPHFPYNYYNSDFCSYQISTLGSYNVLLRFSTFDTEKVNDVVTVYDGDSTNDPVIGVYAGSFYPFTVISTGNKMLVTFKTDKSNTRQGFSGRITSYSTTESGERD, from the exons ATGCAATTTTATTCCGTCCTACTTCTCGTTTCCCTTCTATTACTGCTCACAATCAGTGAAGCATCTTATCCACCAGTCTGCACTAGTGGATTCACATTGATCAATGGGAAATGTCTGAGGATATTTGTGGATGTTTCGACGCATACTGCGGCTGAGAAAACCTGCAAGGGATATGGAGCGACACTGGTGACTGTGAAGAATTCTAtt GACAACCGAGCCATCGCGGATTTCACCGGAAACAACGCCAACCTATTCTGGATGGGACTTTACTGTTTCGATAGTGACGTTTCAAAGTGCTTATGGGATGATGCTACTGGATCCGCTGAGGTCTATGACAATTTTGCGGCTG GATTCCCCCACATCGCCCTCGGAAACTGCGTTTACTACTCTGTGCAAGGCGCCTTGGCAGGCATGTGGCTGAGCAGTGACTGCAACGATCGCCGATCTTTCATTTGTGAACTACCGGCTTCTCATGCAG acccaTGCCCATACAATTACAATGGCTTCTGCTACACTTTCCACAATACCGCCTCAACTTATACCAAGGGCCAGAAGATTTGCGAGCAAGAGTGTGGAAACTTGGCCTCAATTCACTCTGCTAATGAAAACCGGTACATTATGACATTTGGCGGACGTGCTACTAAAGAAGATCTCCTACTCGGAGGCATGTGGCCAGCTGACGACGTATACAATTGGGTGGATGGTTCACTGTGGGAGTACGAAAATTTCGATCCAATAAACGTCAGAGATTCAGTTTGCGTCATAATGTCAAATGGTGACTCGAGACCTATCGCCCTTGGAATGTGGTACAGTGGAGAATGCAAAAACGAGTATAGTGTCGTCTGCAAGAGACCTGCCGGAATCCAATGTCCTCCAAACCCAACCATCGTCCCCGTGACACCAATGCCAGCAGTCCAATCGTTCTGCAATTCTAGCGTTATGGCTCCAAGTGAAATCACATCACCCCACTTCCCATATAACTACTATAACTCTGACTTCTGCAGCTATCAAATATCCACACTAGGATCTTACAATGTGCTCCTcagattttcaacatttgacACTGAAAAGGTCAACGATGTTGTGACGGTTTACGATGGAGATTCCACGAATGATCCTGTGATCGGAGTCTATGCTGGATCTTTCTACCCGTTCACAGTGATATCCACCGGGAACAAGATGCTTGTCACTTTTAAGACAGACAAATCAAATACAAGACAAGGGTTCAGCGGACGAATTACTTCCTATTCGACAACAGAAAGTGGAGAACgcgattaa
- the Y38E10A.1 gene encoding uncharacterized protein (Predicted), giving the protein MIYPFILLSLTSIAEANYFSSDPFQFSTSCDPNLETTTTEVAETSTTPYHPMAWDFKDFTHSLTQEQSFNELMYLTTNGLVNNICTG; this is encoded by the exons ATGATCTATCCTTTCATTCTCCTGTCACTTACTTCCATTGCCGAAGCAAATTATTTT tCATCCGACCCGTTTCAGTTCTCAACTAGTTGTGATCCTAATCTCGAAACCACCACAACGGAAGTGGCTGAAACCTCTACTA ctCCCTACCACCCAATGGCATGGGATTTCAAAGATTTCACTCATAGTTTAACCCAAGAACAATCGTTCAACGAACTTATGTATCTCACTACAAACGGACTGGTGAATAACATATGTACAGGGTGA